In one Culex quinquefasciatus strain JHB chromosome 2, VPISU_Cqui_1.0_pri_paternal, whole genome shotgun sequence genomic region, the following are encoded:
- the LOC6044469 gene encoding thioredoxin-2 → MVYVVKDAADFDSRLEAAGEKLVVVDFFATWCGPCKVIAPKLDEFQNKFSEKIVIIKVDVDECEDLAAKYNISSMPTFLFIKNKEVVDQFAGANAEKLQSFITKHSE, encoded by the coding sequence GCTGACTTTGACAGCCGACTGGAGGCCGCCGGCGAGAAGCTGGTCGTGGTGGACTTTTTCGCCACCTGGTGCGGCCCGTGCAAGGTGATCGCCCCGAAGCTGGACGAGTTCCAGAACAAGTTCTCGGAGAAGATCGTCATCATCAAGGTGGACGTGGACGAGTGCGAGGACCTCGCCGCCAAGTACAACATCTCCAGCATGCCGACGTTCCTGTTCATCAAGAACAAGGAGGTCGTGGACCAGTTTGCCGGAGCCAACGCCGAAAAGCTGCAGTCGTTCATCACCAAGCATAGCGAATAA
- the LOC6044468 gene encoding uncharacterized protein LOC6044468, translating into MQRYTLDLSALFSDHRAKTFVRRRNKWNRVRCLQDHIRATFQIEPECYLTNEADVFFPEAEDLDVIQEGDLIRVRVSNSCGTQPKSAPKKVSIDEARAQNGKRKHASTSSSGDDSSSDSDDETLPKIFAGVEKTCKNRDDEAKLEAEPKRKRVRKRKSKKKVEESPPPKVVVKTYGKTKTPPIVVANGDSSGHVRFEESDKDENEVASVKVEPYRNLNRTVTPRVVKAVRVENGQSWNDDIPAVPEYDNGCVEEVKQVVNGAKSRSRKPPKKSVEIKQETIQAATQPQRDPSPTWDTEVSQDPGKESFIANYSGTEFWASLRASVENFPSIPFPSANDVIAYNVRDSGESYLAFVEHVDEGDASRLTIRRLNCSDAASTESATLKQLTEIRLVATYQPA; encoded by the exons ATGCAACGCTACACGCTGGACTTGAGCGCACTCTTCTCGGACCACCGCGCGAAGACCTTTGTCCGTAGAAGAAACAAGTGGAACCGGGTCCGGTGCCTCCAGGACCACATCCGAGCTACGTTCCAAATCGAGCCGGAATGCTACCTCACCAACGAGGCGGACGTCTTCTTCCCGGAAGCGGAAGATCTGGACGTGATCCAGGAGGGGGATTTGATAAG AGTTCGCGTTTCGAACAGTTGTGGCACTCAGCCGAAAAGCGCGCCAAAAAAGGTTTCCATCGATGAGGCACGTGCGCAAAACGGCAAGCGGAAGCACGCGTCGACGTCGAGTTCCGGGGACGATTCCAGCTCCGATTCCGACGATGAGACTCTGCCGAAAATATTTGCCGGGGTTGAGAAAACTTGCAAAAATAGAGATGACGAGGCGAAACTGGAAGCTGAGCCGAAACGCAAACGCGTCCGGAAGCGAAAGTCCAAGAAGAAGGTCGAAGAATCGCCACCACCGAAGGTGGTCGTCAAGACTTACGGCAAGACCAAGACGCCGCCGATCGTGGTGGCGAACGGGGACTCGAGTGGGCACGTCCGCTTTGAAGAGTCCGACAAGGACGAGAACGAAGTTGCTTCGGTAAAGGTTGAACCTTACCGTAACTTGAATCGAACCGTCACTCCACGAGTCGTGAAGGCGGTTCGCGTTGAAAACGGTCAGAGCTGGAACGATGACATTCCCGCCGTTCCAGAGTACGATAACGGTTGCGTAGAGGAAGTCAAGCAGGTCGTCAACGGGGCAAAGTCTCGTTCTCGCAAACCGCCCAAGAAATCCGTTGAAATCAAGCAAGAAACCATTCAAGCAGCCACCCAACCACAACGAGACCCTTCCCCTACCTGGGACACCGAAGTGTCCCAAGACCCCGGCAAAGAGTCCTTCATCGCCAACTACAGCGGCACCGAGTTCTGGGCCAGCCTGCGAGCCTCCGTCGAGAACTTCCCCTCCATCCCGTTTCCGAGCGCCAATGACGTGATTGCGTACAACGTTCGCGATTCCGGCGAATCTTATCTGGCGTTTGTGGAACACGTAGACGAGGGTGACGCGTCCCGGCTCACGATTCGCCGGCTGAACTGCAGCGATGCCGCAAGCACCGAATCGGCCACGTTGAAACAGCTGACGGAGATTCGGCTCGTCGCGACCTATCAGCCGGCGTAA